In Equus przewalskii isolate Varuska chromosome 6, EquPr2, whole genome shotgun sequence, one DNA window encodes the following:
- the LOC103567780 gene encoding olfactory receptor 7G2-like produces the protein MKPTNETDVIEFHLMEVTNDPKLKSLMFILFLSIYLVTVLGNLLIILAIITDSNLHTPMYFFLSNLSFTDICLSTTTIPKMLLNIKEQNQSITYTGCLTQVSFALTFPNLENFLLAVMAYDRYIAICHPLRYTVIMNPRFCGLLILLSLLISILNALIHSLMVLRLSFCPDPEIPLFFCEIAQVIKIACSDTLINSILIYLAASIYGCVPPSGIIFSYTQIASSILRVPSVGGKYKAFSTCGSHLSAVSLFYGTGVGVYISSVFTHSSRKMAVASVIYNMVTPMLNPFIYSLRNRDMKGALRKIIGSVPSFQ, from the coding sequence ATGAAACCCACAAATGAAACAGATGTTATAGAATTTCATCTTATGGAAGTAACAAATGATCCCAAACTTAAGTCCCTCATGTTCATCCTGTTCCTGTCCATTTATCTGGTCACTGTCCTGGGAAACCTGCTCATCATCCTGGCTATCATCACTGACTCCAATCTGCACACCCCTATGTACTTCTTTCTCTCCAATCTGTCCTTTACTGACATCTGTTTAAGCACAACCACAATCCCAAAGATGCTGCTGAACATAAAAGAGCAGAATCAGAGCATCACTTATACAGGCTGCCTCACACAGGTCTCCTTTGCCCTGACTTTTcctaatttagaaaattttctccTTGCAGTTATGGCCTATGACCGATATATAGCCATTTGCCACCCACTGAGGTACACAGTCATCATGAACCCCCGCTTCTGTGGCCTGCTGATTCTACTCTCACTGCTCATTAGCATTTTAAATGCCCTCATCCACAGTCTGATGGTGTTGCGTTTGTCCTTCTGTCCAGACCCAGAAATCCCcctctttttctgtgaaattgcTCAGGTCATCAAGATTGCCTGTTCTGATACCCTCATCAATAGCATCCTGATTTATCTTGCAGCTAGCATATATGGTTGTGTTCCTCCttctggaattattttctcttatactCAAATTGCATCATCTATTTTGAGAGTGCCATCAGTAGGTGGAAAGTATAAAGCTTTTTCCACCTGTGGGTCTCACCTCTCAGCTGTGTCTTTATTCTATGGGACAGGTGTGGGGGTATATATTAGTTCTGTATTTACACACTCTTCCAGGAAGATGGCAGTAGCTTCGGTCATATACAATATGGTTACTCCCATGTTGAACCCCTTTATCTACAGCTTGAGGAACAGGGACATGAAAGGAGCCTTGAGAAAAATAATTGGTAGTGTACCTTCTTTTCAGTGA
- the LOC103567781 gene encoding olfactory receptor 7G1-like, producing MQPRNHTDVSEFLLLVLTDDPELQPLFVFLFLCMYLVTIVGNLLIILTVISDSHLHTPMYFFLFNMSFTDIYLSTTTIPKMLINIQAESQSITYTGCITQIYFVLFFASLENFLLAIMAYDRYVAICHPLRYTVIMNTNFCGLLILVSLFISIVDTLLHSLMVLQLTFCADLEIPLFFCEVVQLIKLACSDTLINNILIYIAASIFGGIPVCGIIFSYIRIVSSVLRMPSVGGKYKAFSVCGSHLSVVFLFYGTGLGVYISSALINSSRNTAVASVIYTVVPQMLNPFIYSLRNRDMKVALRKLIDKILMVFQECIL from the coding sequence ATGCAACCTAGAAATCACACAGATGTTTCAGAATTCCTTCTCCTGGTATTGACAGATGATCCGGAACTGCAGCCTCTCTTCGTCTTTCTATTCCTATGCATGTACCTGGTCACCATCGTGGGAAACCTACTCATCATCCTGACTGTCATCTCTGACTCTCACCTGCACACCCCTATGTACTTCTTTCTCTTCAATATGTCCTTTACTGACATCTATTTAAGTACAACCACGATACCCAAAATGCTGATCAACATACAAGCAGAGAGTCAGAGCATCACTTATACAGGGTGCATTACACAAATTTACTTTGTCCTGTTTTTTGCtagtttggaaaattttcttcttgCAATTATGGCCTacgaccgctatgtggccatttgCCACCCACTGAGGTACACAGTCATCATGAACACCAACTTCTGTGGACTGCTGATTCTAGTCTCCCTTTTCATTAGTATTGTGGATACACTCCTCCACAGTCTGATGGTGTTACAGCTGACATTCTGCGCAGACCTGGAAATCCCCCTCTTCTTCTGTGAAGTTGTTCAGCTCATCAAGCTTGCGTGTTCTGATACCCTCATCAACAACATCCTGATATATATTGCAGCTAGCATATTTGGTGGTATTCCTGTGTGTGGaatcattttctcttatattcGAATAGTCTCCTCTGTTTTAAGAATGCCATCAGTGGGTGGAAAGTATAAAGCATTTTCCGTCTGTGGTTCACATCTCTCAGTTGTATTCCTATTCTATGGGACAGGTTTGGGAGTGTATATTAGTTCTGCTCTAATTAATTCTTCCAGGAACACTGCAGTGGCTTCAGTGATCTACACTGTTGTCCCTCAAATGCTGAATCCCTTCATATATAGCCTGAGGAACAGGGATATGAAAGTAGCTTTGAGAAAACTCATTGATAAGATACTAATGGTTTTTCAGGAGTGTATTCtctaa